One window from the genome of Brachyspira sp. SAP_772 encodes:
- a CDS encoding Na+/H+ antiporter NhaC family protein has product MEHYGLFGIIPPLLAIILALLTKEVIISLTVGILSGTLILAHGNIFTAITIFTDKVAAMTGDSWNVRILLFCALLGAFVSMLSKTGATKAFGLWASKYLKTKKSVLIFTWFFGLIIFIDDYFNSLSVGTVMRPAFDEKKISRAKLAYILDSTAAPVCILAPISTWVVTVMSYIRDSEGFESLNMSEFIFFIKMIPYSVYPLLALAFVVLISLFFKDFGPMKRSEDDAANGKLFNEDLYGACPGNLETISGDSAKWYDMVIAIVVLILACIAMFPITTYMGLVGSDGIETLSQAFSSTTVTNAFIQTDASKALFYGAVISLMIMYIYYVARRLLTVRSAGNAIMEGIKSMVPALVVLALAWTIGNVIKSSPEEGGLGLASFLSEVVKGGGFPLWILPAIGYLLGCVIAFSTGTSWGTFAILIPIVIPIATGLANANGYTGDQLLNVLLISVGSLVSGAVFGDHCSPISDTTILSSTGSNCPLLEHVSTQLPYASLVAIASFVGIIVGGITLNPLIALLTGFVIMCIMAILAPKFYEKRFVDMKK; this is encoded by the coding sequence ATGGAACATTACGGTTTATTCGGTATTATACCGCCGCTTTTGGCTATAATACTTGCACTTCTTACTAAAGAGGTAATAATCTCTTTAACAGTTGGTATACTTTCTGGTACTTTAATACTCGCACATGGCAACATATTTACTGCTATTACTATATTTACAGATAAAGTTGCTGCTATGACTGGAGATTCTTGGAATGTGAGAATACTTTTATTTTGTGCTTTGCTTGGGGCATTTGTCAGCATGCTTTCAAAAACAGGTGCCACTAAGGCTTTTGGTTTATGGGCTAGCAAATACCTTAAAACTAAAAAGAGTGTATTAATATTTACTTGGTTTTTTGGACTTATTATATTTATAGATGATTATTTTAATAGTCTTTCTGTGGGTACTGTAATGCGTCCTGCTTTTGATGAAAAAAAGATTTCTAGGGCTAAACTTGCTTATATATTAGATTCTACTGCTGCTCCTGTTTGTATACTTGCACCTATATCTACTTGGGTTGTAACGGTTATGAGTTATATTAGAGATTCTGAAGGGTTTGAATCTTTGAATATGAGTGAGTTTATATTCTTTATAAAGATGATACCATATTCAGTTTATCCGCTTTTAGCTTTGGCTTTTGTAGTATTAATTTCTTTATTTTTTAAAGATTTCGGACCTATGAAAAGAAGTGAAGATGATGCGGCTAACGGCAAATTATTTAATGAAGATTTATACGGTGCTTGTCCGGGTAATTTAGAGACTATATCTGGAGACAGTGCTAAATGGTATGACATGGTTATAGCAATAGTAGTATTAATATTGGCTTGTATAGCAATGTTCCCTATTACTACATACATGGGATTAGTTGGCTCTGACGGTATAGAGACTTTATCTCAGGCTTTCAGCAGCACAACTGTTACAAATGCTTTTATACAAACAGATGCTTCTAAGGCTTTATTTTATGGTGCAGTTATTTCTCTTATGATAATGTATATTTATTATGTGGCAAGAAGACTTTTAACTGTTCGCTCTGCTGGCAATGCCATAATGGAAGGTATAAAATCTATGGTACCTGCTTTGGTGGTATTAGCTTTAGCTTGGACTATTGGTAATGTTATAAAATCATCACCTGAAGAGGGCGGTTTAGGTTTAGCTTCTTTCCTATCAGAGGTTGTTAAAGGAGGCGGTTTCCCTCTTTGGATACTTCCTGCTATTGGTTATTTGCTTGGTTGTGTTATAGCCTTCTCTACTGGAACAAGCTGGGGTACTTTTGCTATACTTATTCCTATAGTAATACCTATTGCTACAGGTCTTGCTAATGCTAATGGTTATACAGGTGATCAGCTTTTGAATGTACTTCTTATTAGTGTAGGTTCTTTGGTATCTGGTGCGGTATTTGGCGACCATTGTTCTCCTATATCTGATACTACTATACTTTCTTCTACTGGAAGTAACTGTCCTTTACTTGAGCACGTTAGCACACAGCTTCCTTATGCAAGTTTGGTAGCTATTGCTTCATTTGTAGGTATTATAGTTGGAGGTATTACTTTAAATCCTTTAATAGCTTTATTAACAGGATTTGTAATAATGTGCATAATGGCAATATTGGCACCTAAGTTTTATGAAAAAAGATTTGTTGATATGAAAAAATAA
- the rsmG gene encoding 16S rRNA (guanine(527)-N(7))-methyltransferase RsmG yields MIYDDLCIELDKLSLFKDDNNNVKKRKIIDYASLAMDYNKNINITGAKDIQTFLDEHILDSLLALDVFRDYDNIIDVGSGAGLPSIPLAIMYNDKKFTLCESKNKKSDFLIIAKEKLHLTNINVVSKNVYELKEKYDTITSRAFSDIKTLIRIFKKIKTKNASLIAYKGKLQTIEEELKEINDIHKYDVNIVKLASKEKERHLVIIRDK; encoded by the coding sequence ATGATTTATGATGATTTATGTATTGAATTAGATAAATTATCTTTATTTAAAGATGATAATAATAATGTAAAAAAAAGAAAGATAATAGACTATGCATCTTTAGCTATGGATTATAATAAAAATATAAATATAACAGGAGCTAAAGACATTCAGACATTTTTAGATGAGCATATTCTTGATTCACTTTTAGCTTTAGATGTATTTAGAGATTATGATAATATTATAGATGTTGGAAGCGGTGCGGGTTTGCCTTCTATTCCGCTTGCTATAATGTATAATGATAAAAAGTTTACACTATGCGAGTCTAAAAATAAAAAGTCTGATTTTCTAATTATAGCGAAAGAGAAATTGCATCTCACTAATATAAATGTTGTATCAAAGAATGTATATGAATTAAAAGAGAAATATGACACCATTACATCAAGGGCTTTTTCTGATATAAAAACTCTTATTAGAATATTTAAAAAAATAAAAACTAAAAATGCCTCTCTCATAGCATATAAGGGAAAACTTCAAACAATAGAAGAAGAGCTTAAAGAGATTAACGATATACATAAATATGATGTAAATATAGTGAAGTTAGCTTCGAAGGAAAAAGAAAGACATTTAGTGATAATAAGAGACAAATAG
- a CDS encoding BatD family protein, whose amino-acid sequence MVSVEGNVNKKSIYKWQNIKYTLTFTGDANSFKVEGLDENSISDFEIINKKIESETIDKENSDVKTIYKIIYTLKPINKGKLKIPELEARYYEIERGNNLIPNEEPLSEYNIRVFGNSFLIIMIGQWVLIVLIVYLLYKFIKKQHKN is encoded by the coding sequence ATGGTTTCTGTTGAAGGTAATGTAAATAAAAAAAGTATATATAAATGGCAGAATATAAAATATACTTTAACTTTTACAGGAGATGCTAATAGTTTTAAGGTAGAGGGTTTAGATGAAAACTCTATAAGTGATTTTGAGATAATAAACAAAAAAATAGAAAGCGAAACTATAGATAAAGAAAACTCTGATGTAAAAACTATATACAAAATAATATATACATTAAAGCCTATTAATAAAGGCAAATTAAAAATACCAGAATTAGAAGCTCGTTATTATGAGATTGAGAGGGGTAATAATTTAATACCAAATGAAGAGCCTTTGAGTGAATACAACATTAGAGTGTTTGGCAATTCATTTTTAATTATAATGATAGGGCAGTGGGTACTTATAGTTCTTATAGTATACTTATTATATAAATTTATAAAAAAACAGCATAAAAATTAA
- a CDS encoding MoxR family ATPase: MTKDLQAISEAANAALDVVNAVKDEIKKVIVGQENMIDKLLLGIICDGHVLLEGVPGLAKTLTVKTLASTIDATFKRIQFTPDLLPADIIGTEIYDIKNSVFLPKQGPIFSNIILADEINRSPAKVQSALLEAMEEHQVTIGDKTYKLPEVFLVLATQNPIEQEGTYPLPEAQVDRFMLKVIVKYPLKSEEKTIIKNMSSSKPEEVQPITTIETINKLRILAKQIYIEDKLLDYIVNIIDATRNPIEYKLKEEYIDYGASPRAGIYLTKAAKANAMMNGRGFVIPEDIRAVAYEVLRHRISVSYEAQAENVSSDMIIEDLLSNINVP, encoded by the coding sequence ATGACTAAGGATTTACAGGCTATTTCTGAGGCAGCTAATGCGGCACTAGATGTTGTGAATGCAGTAAAAGATGAAATTAAAAAAGTTATAGTTGGGCAAGAGAACATGATAGATAAACTTTTGCTTGGTATAATATGTGACGGGCATGTATTGCTTGAAGGAGTACCGGGACTTGCAAAAACACTTACAGTAAAAACTTTAGCTTCTACAATAGATGCTACTTTTAAAAGAATACAGTTTACACCGGATTTGCTTCCTGCAGATATTATTGGTACAGAAATATACGATATTAAAAATTCAGTTTTTTTGCCAAAGCAAGGTCCAATATTTTCAAACATCATACTTGCAGACGAGATAAACCGTTCACCTGCTAAAGTTCAATCTGCTTTGCTTGAAGCTATGGAAGAACATCAAGTCACAATAGGCGATAAAACATATAAGCTTCCAGAAGTGTTTTTAGTATTAGCTACTCAAAACCCAATAGAGCAAGAAGGTACTTATCCTTTACCAGAAGCACAGGTTGATAGATTTATGTTAAAGGTAATTGTTAAATATCCTCTAAAAAGCGAAGAGAAAACTATAATAAAAAATATGTCTTCTTCAAAACCAGAGGAAGTACAACCTATCACAACAATAGAAACTATAAACAAATTAAGAATATTAGCTAAACAAATATATATAGAAGATAAGTTATTAGACTATATAGTTAATATAATAGATGCAACAAGAAACCCAATAGAGTATAAACTTAAAGAGGAGTATATTGATTATGGAGCTTCTCCGAGGGCTGGTATATATCTTACAAAGGCAGCTAAGGCTAATGCTATGATGAACGGCAGAGGCTTTGTGATACCGGAAGATATTAGGGCGGTTGCTTATGAGGTTTTAAGACATAGAATTAGTGTAAGTTATGAGGCACAAGCTGAGAATGTAAGCAGCGATATGATTATAGAAGACCTTCTTTCAAACATCAATGTGCCTTAA
- a CDS encoding transketolase has product MSSIEELEKKAKKCRQIFLQMVYDAKGVAHIGGSLSAMDMAVAVYDKYIDLKDSNRVRFVLSKGHVVVMQYAILANLGIIPMEELKTLKHINSHLQGHPDVNKIPETEMNTGLLGQGLAVAMGMAYARKFNNNPKKIFALCGDAELHEGQIWETVQQAAHFKLDNLVAIIDNNGLSSHDPVNEVINLGSLEDKFTSFNWNVITVKDGNNMKEVVEALDKLDKLSGKPVAIIMKTVKGKGVSFLENNPNCHSLTISDKDFEQIKKDLDM; this is encoded by the coding sequence ATGAGTTCTATAGAAGAATTAGAAAAAAAAGCTAAAAAATGCAGACAAATTTTTCTTCAAATGGTATATGATGCAAAAGGGGTTGCACATATAGGCGGATCTTTATCTGCTATGGATATGGCTGTTGCTGTATACGACAAATATATTGATCTTAAAGACAGTAATAGGGTTCGTTTTGTATTATCTAAAGGTCACGTTGTTGTTATGCAATACGCTATATTAGCTAATCTTGGAATTATACCTATGGAAGAGCTAAAAACATTAAAACATATTAATAGCCATCTTCAAGGGCACCCAGATGTTAATAAGATACCAGAAACAGAGATGAATACAGGTCTTTTAGGTCAGGGTTTAGCTGTTGCTATGGGTATGGCTTATGCTAGAAAATTCAATAATAACCCTAAAAAAATATTTGCTTTATGCGGTGATGCTGAACTTCATGAAGGTCAGATTTGGGAGACTGTTCAGCAGGCTGCTCATTTTAAATTAGATAATTTAGTAGCTATTATAGATAATAATGGCTTATCTTCACATGACCCTGTTAATGAAGTTATTAATTTAGGCTCTTTAGAAGATAAGTTTACTAGTTTTAATTGGAATGTTATAACAGTAAAAGATGGAAACAATATGAAAGAAGTTGTTGAAGCCTTAGATAAATTAGATAAATTAAGCGGAAAACCTGTTGCTATTATAATGAAAACAGTAAAAGGTAAAGGTGTTTCTTTCTTGGAAAATAACCCTAATTGCCATTCTTTAACTATAAGTGATAAAGATTTTGAGCAAATAAAAAAAGATTTAGATATGTAA
- a CDS encoding transketolase family protein — translation MINIEKTSAPRAVIGKHLTSLIEKNNQIIVIDNDLGTSTSAYDVTKTFPKNYWELGIGEQSSLSAATGLALEGMYPVYVNFAIFASGTVWTQIRQAAYTKANLKIIATHPGLDAGPDGASHQATQDMAIIRCIPNMNLLLPLDENDVKSAINYAFNNKGLYYIRVSREPVPIIYNSPEEANFDITNKEIAKTGDDVALFFDGSSFEQAVDAVNLLEKNNITYRLIHVRSLKPLDTKNIVENAKQVKCVVTLENHSVIGGLGSAVAEVLAEYKDVAPLKIVGCRDTFTESGKSTELKVKYGVSGENVLSKVKEVIK, via the coding sequence ATGATAAACATAGAAAAAACTTCTGCTCCTAGAGCGGTAATAGGTAAACATTTAACTAGTTTAATAGAAAAAAACAATCAGATAATAGTAATAGACAATGATTTAGGTACATCAACATCTGCTTATGATGTAACTAAAACTTTTCCAAAAAATTATTGGGAATTAGGTATTGGTGAGCAGAGTTCTTTAAGTGCTGCTACTGGTTTAGCATTAGAAGGAATGTATCCTGTATATGTTAATTTCGCTATATTTGCAAGCGGTACTGTATGGACTCAAATTAGACAAGCTGCTTATACTAAAGCTAATCTTAAAATAATAGCTACTCACCCCGGTTTAGATGCTGGTCCTGACGGTGCAAGCCATCAAGCTACACAAGATATGGCTATAATACGTTGTATACCAAATATGAATCTGCTTCTTCCTCTTGATGAAAATGATGTTAAATCTGCTATTAATTATGCTTTCAATAACAAAGGGCTTTATTATATAAGAGTATCAAGAGAGCCTGTACCTATTATTTATAACTCTCCTGAAGAGGCTAATTTTGATATTACAAATAAAGAAATAGCTAAAACTGGTGATGATGTGGCATTATTTTTTGATGGTTCTTCTTTTGAACAGGCTGTTGATGCTGTTAATTTATTAGAAAAAAATAATATTACTTATCGTTTAATACATGTTCGTTCTTTAAAACCTTTGGATACTAAAAACATTGTAGAAAATGCTAAACAAGTTAAATGTGTTGTAACTTTAGAGAATCATAGTGTTATAGGCGGTTTAGGAAGTGCTGTAGCTGAGGTGCTTGCTGAGTATAAAGATGTTGCTCCTTTAAAAATAGTAGGATGCAGAGATACTTTCACTGAATCTGGTAAATCTACAGAATTAAAAGTAAAATATGGTGTATCTGGAGAAAATGTTTTAAGTAAAGTAAAAGAAGTAATTAAATAA
- a CDS encoding aryl-sulfate sulfotransferase, with amino-acid sequence MKKIILTFLFSFFFIINCNAKENEKNPEENIIDPNKLTPLGTIILNPYDIAPLSASYVISNTNNYPITVTVKGLYNEPDIIHTYPANYGKEFEIHGLFPEATNTIIINDAGREIIENHYIKKIYHDKVYIDSKYTVDINKLTNDDGNNPELYFIQYFNGWYPTATIGISKNGYVRYFIKGVTASKIDIDGNKFLIYPMYEGKIYNMLGKELVKYPSNSHHDTIKKDDNYIYLSASKWGGDDEITEIDSSGNIVRKMGFASIIRDIVLPNNDKNEIRILNRIVFDKDNIFVDENGKQKSIDWFHANSLVYDKETDILYISSRNLGVFAIDYSDWKLIWWFADETLNTRTGNAYGQIPYKDNFGDLPSLDAYRVKGDALTDGPKNQHALILFPNGNLGMLDNQGDANRNSKGSRYVEYSITGEHGSYTAIKTDEFRDASLYSRITSDADIVGNNLLLTYGTIRTVLEVDKQTKEVLFKAKFDMPKSELYYRADKLPLYYESGREYCEDANLKN; translated from the coding sequence ATGAAAAAAATTATATTAACTTTTTTATTTAGTTTTTTCTTTATAATAAATTGTAATGCAAAAGAGAATGAAAAAAATCCAGAAGAAAATATCATTGACCCAAACAAACTCACTCCGTTAGGTACTATAATATTAAACCCATATGATATAGCTCCATTATCTGCCTCTTATGTTATAAGCAATACAAACAATTACCCAATAACCGTAACTGTTAAAGGGCTATACAATGAACCTGATATAATTCACACCTATCCTGCTAATTACGGCAAAGAGTTTGAAATACATGGTCTTTTCCCAGAAGCTACAAACACAATCATTATAAATGATGCAGGAAGAGAGATTATAGAAAATCATTATATAAAAAAGATTTATCATGATAAGGTTTACATTGATTCAAAATATACTGTAGATATTAATAAACTTACAAACGATGACGGAAACAATCCTGAGTTATATTTTATTCAGTATTTTAATGGCTGGTATCCTACTGCTACTATAGGAATATCAAAAAATGGTTATGTGCGATATTTTATTAAAGGTGTTACTGCTTCAAAGATAGATATAGATGGCAATAAGTTTTTAATATATCCTATGTATGAAGGAAAAATTTATAATATGCTTGGGAAAGAGCTTGTAAAATATCCGAGCAATTCTCATCATGACACAATAAAAAAAGATGATAATTATATTTATTTATCTGCAAGCAAATGGGGGGGCGATGATGAGATTACAGAGATTGATTCTTCTGGAAATATAGTTAGGAAGATGGGTTTTGCTTCTATTATAAGAGATATAGTTCTTCCTAATAATGATAAAAATGAAATAAGAATATTAAACAGAATAGTATTTGATAAAGATAATATATTTGTAGATGAAAACGGCAAACAAAAATCTATAGATTGGTTTCATGCTAATTCACTTGTTTATGATAAAGAGACTGATATACTTTATATATCTTCAAGGAATTTAGGAGTATTTGCAATTGATTATAGCGATTGGAAACTTATATGGTGGTTTGCAGATGAAACCTTAAACACAAGAACAGGAAATGCATATGGTCAGATTCCTTATAAAGATAACTTTGGAGATTTGCCTTCATTGGATGCATATAGGGTAAAAGGAGATGCACTCACAGACGGACCGAAAAATCAGCATGCATTAATACTTTTTCCAAATGGTAATTTAGGAATGCTTGATAATCAGGGAGATGCCAACAGAAACTCTAAAGGCTCAAGGTATGTAGAATATAGTATTACAGGAGAGCATGGTTCTTATACAGCAATAAAAACAGATGAGTTTAGAGATGCTTCACTTTATTCGAGAATTACTTCGGATGCTGATATTGTAGGAAACAATTTACTTTTAACCTATGGTACTATAAGAACTGTATTAGAAGTAGATAAACAAACTAAAGAAGTTTTATTTAAAGCTAAGTTTGATATGCCGAAGTCTGAATTATATTATAGAGCAGACAAATTGCCTTTATATTATGAATCTGGAAGAGAGTACTGCGAAGACGCCAATCTAAAGAATTAA
- the fsa gene encoding fructose-6-phosphate aldolase, with translation MKFFIDTANVDEIRKANDMGVICGVTTNPSLIAKEGRDFKKTIEEITTIVDGPISGEVKATTVKAEDMIVEAREIAKIHKNMVVKIPMTVEGLKAVKVLSKEGIKTNVTLIFSANQALLAARAGATYVSPFLGRLDDISTDGLELIRTISDIFATHAIETEIISASVRHPIHVTECALAGADIATVPYNVIEQMTKHPLTDQGIEKFKKDYEAVFGK, from the coding sequence ATGAAATTTTTTATAGACACAGCTAATGTTGATGAAATTAGAAAGGCTAATGATATGGGTGTTATATGCGGAGTTACCACAAACCCATCATTAATAGCAAAAGAGGGAAGAGATTTTAAAAAAACAATAGAAGAAATTACTACAATAGTTGATGGACCTATTTCAGGAGAGGTAAAAGCTACTACTGTAAAAGCAGAAGATATGATAGTTGAAGCAAGAGAGATAGCTAAAATACATAAAAACATGGTAGTAAAAATCCCTATGACTGTAGAAGGATTAAAAGCTGTAAAAGTATTATCTAAAGAAGGAATAAAAACTAATGTTACTTTAATATTTTCTGCTAATCAGGCATTACTTGCTGCAAGAGCAGGAGCTACTTATGTTTCACCTTTCTTAGGAAGACTTGACGACATATCTACTGATGGACTTGAACTTATTAGAACAATATCTGATATTTTTGCTACTCATGCAATAGAAACAGAAATAATTTCAGCAAGTGTTCGCCACCCTATACATGTTACAGAATGTGCTTTGGCTGGTGCTGATATTGCTACTGTACCTTATAATGTAATTGAACAAATGACTAAACACCCTCTTACTGATCAAGGTATAGAAAAATTCAAAAAAGATTATGAAGCTGTTTTTGGTAAATAA
- a CDS encoding ABC transporter substrate-binding protein has protein sequence MKKNICLSSMFTVLLFLILSCFVGCSKNDDKEADKIRVGYLADFSGTSAAAIAKEKGFFEEENLDVELVKFLNGPSEVDSMLAGDIQFAYIGHGAHSLAIQGKVNILFPNGLSKSEQIIVGEWARVNNITDLKGKTIGTQLGTSGDILLDIALRKVGLTKDDVNIINMNVNEIVSAMVLKNVDAVSIWAPYTFEISTLLGHEVTVLASITNYLDEAVFPSSWIVTPDYQNKNEDIVNRFSMAILKAMDYRANNMDETVQIVAKLNGTPVESVVLEKETAIWLDGSDVKSAYTDGTAIKWYEAQQQIFLNSRVISSPVDINNYVQIRYMINNVLLK, from the coding sequence ATGAAAAAAAATATATGTCTTTCTTCTATGTTTACAGTTTTATTGTTTTTAATTTTGTCTTGTTTTGTGGGCTGTAGTAAAAATGATGATAAAGAAGCTGATAAAATAAGAGTTGGTTATTTGGCAGATTTTTCTGGTACTTCGGCTGCTGCTATAGCAAAAGAAAAAGGTTTTTTCGAAGAAGAGAATTTAGATGTGGAATTAGTTAAATTTTTGAATGGTCCTTCTGAAGTTGATTCTATGCTTGCTGGTGATATACAATTTGCATATATAGGACATGGTGCTCATTCATTAGCTATACAAGGTAAAGTTAATATATTATTTCCTAATGGTTTGAGCAAGTCTGAACAAATTATTGTAGGCGAATGGGCTAGAGTTAATAATATCACTGATTTAAAAGGTAAAACTATAGGTACTCAGCTTGGAACTTCTGGTGATATACTTTTGGATATTGCTTTGAGAAAAGTTGGACTTACAAAAGATGATGTTAATATTATTAATATGAATGTTAATGAAATAGTATCTGCTATGGTACTTAAAAATGTTGATGCTGTTTCTATATGGGCACCTTATACTTTTGAAATATCTACACTTCTTGGACATGAAGTTACTGTACTAGCTTCTATTACTAATTATTTAGATGAAGCAGTATTTCCAAGCAGTTGGATAGTAACTCCTGATTATCAGAATAAAAATGAAGATATAGTTAATAGATTTTCAATGGCTATATTAAAGGCTATGGATTATAGAGCAAATAATATGGATGAAACTGTTCAGATAGTTGCTAAATTAAATGGAACACCTGTTGAGTCTGTTGTTTTAGAGAAGGAAACTGCTATATGGCTTGATGGCTCTGATGTAAAAAGTGCTTATACAGATGGAACAGCTATTAAATGGTATGAAGCTCAGCAGCAAATATTTTTAAACTCTAGAGTTATAAGTAGTCCTGTGGATATTAATAATTATGTACAAATTAGATATATGATAAATAATGTATTGTTGAAATAA